In Streptomyces sp. HUAS ZL42, the DNA window TAGTCGTCGGCGCGCAGGGCGGCGCTCGCGCCCACGGCGACGGCCTCCTGACCGGCGGCGAGGTGGGTGGTGCCCTTGACCAGCCCGGACAGGAACAGGTCGTGGGCGGCCTTCTCCGTACGGCGAACGACGGCCATCCGCTCGTACAGGGCGAGGAGTTCGTCGCGGTCGGCCATCAAGAACCCCCGTTCCCACGGGTGTTGAGGTGGGACTGTGCCTCGCGCCGGGTGTTCAGCTCGCCGCCGACCGTCCAGTACTTGCGGCCCGCGACCAGCAGTTCCTCGGCGGGGAACTTGGTGATGACCTCGCAGCCGTCGGCGGTGACGACCAGTTCCTCCTCGATCCGGGCCGCGGACCAGCCGTCGGCGGCCGGCCAGTACGTCTCCAGGGCGAACACCATGCCCTCTTCGAGGACTTCGGGGTGGTCGAGCGAGACGAGGCGGCTGAAGATGGGCTTCTCCCAGATGGACAGTCCGACGCCGTGGCCGTACTGGAGGGCGAAGGCGGCGGTCTCGTCGGGGAAGCCGAACTCCTCGGCGCGCGGCCAGACCTGGACGATGTCGGCGGTGGTGGCGCCGGGCCTGACCAGGGCGATGGCCTGGTCCATGTACTCCCGGCAGCGCACATACGCGTCCCGTTGCGCGCGGGAGGCGCTGCCGACGGCGAAGGTGCGGTAGTAGCAGGTGCGGTAGCCGAGGTGGCTGTGCAGGATGTCGAAGAAGGCGGGGTCGCCGGGGCGGATCAGACGGTCGCTGTAGACGTGCGGGTGCGGTGAACAGCGTTCCCCCGAGATGGCGTTGACACCCTCGACGTACTCGCTGCCGAGGTCGTACAGAACCTTGCTCACGAGCCCGACGCACTCGTTCTCGCGCACGCCGGGGCGCAGGTACCCGTACAGCTCCTCGTACGCCGCGTCGACCATCGCGCACGCCTGGGTGAGCAGGCCGATTTCGTCGCCGGTCTTGAGGCGCCGGGCCTCGAGGAAGACCTGCTGTCCGTCGACCACGTCGATGCCCTCGGCACGCAGGGCGGTGAGGACGGGCATCTCGGCGACATCGATGCCGAGCGGCTCACCCGCCACGCCGTGCTCGCGCAGCTCGCCGGCGATCTTACGGGCGACGTCCTGGGCGATCCCGGCGTCCGGGTGGAAGGCGCCGCGCAGGGTGGAGATGCCGGCGCGGGCGCCGGTGGGCGGGCCGCCCTTGCCGTCGCTGTAGTCGAGCCAGGGGTTGTAGAGCTGGTGGTGGCGCGCGGCGGAGCCGAAGTCCCAGACGACGGGCTCGCCGCCGCGCACCAGCAGGGCGAAGCGGATCAGCTTGTCCATCGCCCAGGTGCCGATGTGCGTGGCCGTCATGTAGCGGATGTTGGCGAAGTCGAAGCCGAGCACCGCGCCCAGCTCGGAGCGGTTCAGGGTCTCGTGCAGCCGGGCCAGGCGCTGTCTGCGCAGCCGGTCCAGGTCGATGCGCTCTTCCCAGTCGACGGCGCTGGGTCCGAATGTGCGGATCGCCATGGCGACCACCCCCACTTCGGAGTGAACGTCCGCACCCCGGAGGTGTCAAGTGTTACTGAACACGCACCAGACACCCACGGCGGGCTTCTCACCATCGTTGCGGTAACGGTGCGGGGTCGTCGACTCGAAGCACACCGCGTCGCCGGGACGCAGTGTGTACTCGTCGAAACCGAGGGTGAGGAGGAGTTCGCCCGAGGTCAGATAGCCGTACTCGGTGCCCGAGTGCCGCATCAGACCGCCCGAACCGGAGGAGGAGCCGCCCGGGCGGTAGGTCACCAGCAGGAAGTCGACGTCCGCGCCCGGCACATGACCGAGCCGCTCCCACACCACGCCGGAGTCCAGCTCCAGCGCCTCCCGCTCGTCCGGGCCGGTCAGCGGGCCTATCCGGCGGCCGGGGTCGGCGGCGAACGCGGCGAGGGCGTGCAGCACGGCGCCGGGTGGACCGGCGGCCCGCGGTGGCCCGGTGTCGCCGTCCTGCGCGTCGAACAGGGACTCCACGGAGATGCCGAGCGCCGTCGTGATCGCGTACAGCGTGCTCACGGAAGGCTGGCTCTTGCCGGTCTCGATCTGGGAGACGAGGCTCGCGGAGACCCCGATCTCCCGCGCGAGACCGCGCAGGCTCAGCGCCCGCTCGAGGCGCGCCTGCCGGATCCGCGCGCCGAGCGACGGCACGGCGGCAGGGGACACGGGCGGCTCCTCTCTCTGCCGGACATGTGCAGCTTCATTGAACAGCCGATGGTCGTCGCGGCACCAGATCGGCGGGCGAGAGCGCTCACGTTCCCCGTGGGCGGCAGCGCCCCTCAGGCCTTCCCCGCGGGAAACAGCGCCCGGACCTCCCAGCCGTCCCCGGCCCGCGGACCGGCCCGCAGTTCCCCGCCCAGTGCGGTCACCCGCTCCTTCAGGCCGACGAGGCCGAAGCCGCCGCTGTGCGCGGCGTCCGGGAGTTGGGTGCCGCCGCGGCCGTCGTCGCACACGGTCACCTCCAGGTGGTCGTCGCCCTGCCGCAGACGGACGGCGATCTGCGTGGCGTCGGCCGCGTGCCGCCGTACGTTGGTCAGTGCCTCCTGGACGACGCGGAAGGCCGCGGCCTGGACCTCTTGCGGGACGTCGCCGGACAGGGCGGGGTCGCGGTGCAGGGCGACGTCTGGCCCGGCGCCGCGAAGCCGTCGGTGAGGTCGGCGTGCCCGCCAGGTCGCCCACCGGGCGGCGGTCGGCCGCCTCCGGGCCGGTGTCCCACAGCACCCCGACCGTGCGGCGCATGGAGGCCAGGGCCTCGGTGGCGGCGCGTTCGATGCCGGCCAGGACGGGGTCCAGCTCCTGCGGCTGGGTGGCCGCCATCATGCGGGCCATCTGGGTCTGCACGAGGATGCCGGTGACATGGTGGGCGACGAAGCCGTGCAGGTCGGCGGCGATGGCGAGACGTTCCGCCCGGCGTGTCTCGCTCACCGCGACGGCGCGGCGGTAGTCCTGGGAACGCAGGAAGGCGCCGAGCCCGGCGATCAGGCCGATCAGCAGCAGGCCGAGGGCCATGAAGCCCTGCGCGTCACCTCCCGCCGACCCGTACGTCCGTACCGGCAGGAGCAGCAGGGCGCCCACGTCGAGGGCGCCGCACACCATGGCCCAGCGCGGTGGGCAGTGCCGTACGGCGACGAACAGCAGGCACAGCAGGATCACGACCTCGCCCGGCCCGAAAAGGTTCTCTGCTCCGGACAGCAGCGAGATCCCCGTGTAGAGGGCCGAGAGGAGAGCGGGTACGGCGGTGCGCACCTGCGGGGTGAGCCACTCGGGTCGTTGCCGGACCGGCCACAGCAGGGCGGCCAGCCCCACGAGCAGCACGGCCGAGGCCGGCCAGACGGCGCTCCGGCTGGCCGCCCGGAACCGCGTGGAGATCGCGGTGTGGGCCTGGCAGCACGGGCAGGCGCAGCCGCCTCCGTGAGGGCTCGGTGTCAGAGGTCCAGGACGCGGGCGATGGTGCGCAGGACGCCGTCCTCGTTGTTGGACGGGGCCAGATGGCGGGCCCGCCGGACGACCTCGGGATGGGCGTTGGCCATGGCGAACGACCACTCGGCGGCGTCCATCATCTCCAGGTCGTTGAGGTAGTCGCCGAACACCATGGTCTGCGCGGGCGTGATGCCCAGCTCCGCCTGAAGCCTGCGCAGGGCGGCGCCCTTGTTGGCGGTCCGGTTCATGACGTCGACCCAGTGCTCGCCGGAGACGACGACCTGGTGGGTGGCGGTGAAGGCCTCCAGGGCCGGCGCGGTGGAGCGTTCCGCGGCCCCGAAATCGAAGAGAGCCACCTTGGTGATCCCGTCCTCGACGGCGGTGACGTCCTCGACGATCCGGTGCTCGACGTAGTACTTGCGCACTTCCGCCAGAAACGCCTCGTCGGTCCACTCGACGTAGGCGGACCTCTTGCCGCACACGACGGCTCCCACGTCGACACCGTCGGCGACGAGTCGCCGTACGGTCCGTACGACGTCGGCGGCGGCGCCGGGATCGAGCGGGTCCGAGCTCAGCTCCACCCCGTCCCGCACGACGTACGCCCCGTTCTCCGCGATGAACACCATGCCCTCGGCCACGTCGGCGAACTCCCGTGCCAGCGTTGCGTACTGGCGCCCGCTCGCCGGACTGAACAGCACGCCCCGCTCCCGCAACTGCTTCAGGACGTCCCGAAGTCCGGCCGGGGCCCGCTTGTCGTCGTCCAGGAGCGTGCCGTCGATGTCGGTGACTATGAGCCGGATGTCGGCGGCGACGGCGGGGAGGTCCACCGGCGCGAGGAGGGGCGAGGGCGTGTGGGGCATGTCCTGCTTCCGGGACGGGAACGGGCC includes these proteins:
- a CDS encoding Cof-type HAD-IIB family hydrolase codes for the protein MPHTPSPLLAPVDLPAVAADIRLIVTDIDGTLLDDDKRAPAGLRDVLKQLRERGVLFSPASGRQYATLAREFADVAEGMVFIAENGAYVVRDGVELSSDPLDPGAAADVVRTVRRLVADGVDVGAVVCGKRSAYVEWTDEAFLAEVRKYYVEHRIVEDVTAVEDGITKVALFDFGAAERSTAPALEAFTATHQVVVSGEHWVDVMNRTANKGAALRRLQAELGITPAQTMVFGDYLNDLEMMDAAEWSFAMANAHPEVVRRARHLAPSNNEDGVLRTIARVLDL
- a CDS encoding sensor histidine kinase, with product MHRDPALSGDVPQEVQAAAFRVVQEALTNVRRHAADATQIAVRLRQGDDHLEVTVCDDGRGGTQLPDAAHSGGFGLVGLKERVTALGGELRAGPRAGDGWEVRALFPAGKA
- a CDS encoding helix-turn-helix domain-containing protein, whose amino-acid sequence is MSPAAVPSLGARIRQARLERALSLRGLAREIGVSASLVSQIETGKSQPSVSTLYAITTALGISVESLFDAQDGDTGPPRAAGPPGAVLHALAAFAADPGRRIGPLTGPDEREALELDSGVVWERLGHVPGADVDFLLVTYRPGGSSSGSGGLMRHSGTEYGYLTSGELLLTLGFDEYTLRPGDAVCFESTTPHRYRNDGEKPAVGVWCVFSNT
- a CDS encoding M24 family metallopeptidase — its product is MAIRTFGPSAVDWEERIDLDRLRRQRLARLHETLNRSELGAVLGFDFANIRYMTATHIGTWAMDKLIRFALLVRGGEPVVWDFGSAARHHQLYNPWLDYSDGKGGPPTGARAGISTLRGAFHPDAGIAQDVARKIAGELREHGVAGEPLGIDVAEMPVLTALRAEGIDVVDGQQVFLEARRLKTGDEIGLLTQACAMVDAAYEELYGYLRPGVRENECVGLVSKVLYDLGSEYVEGVNAISGERCSPHPHVYSDRLIRPGDPAFFDILHSHLGYRTCYYRTFAVGSASRAQRDAYVRCREYMDQAIALVRPGATTADIVQVWPRAEEFGFPDETAAFALQYGHGVGLSIWEKPIFSRLVSLDHPEVLEEGMVFALETYWPAADGWSAARIEEELVVTADGCEVITKFPAEELLVAGRKYWTVGGELNTRREAQSHLNTRGNGGS